The following are from one region of the Rhodopirellula sp. P2 genome:
- a CDS encoding cytochrome c3 family protein, with translation MSRIANLLFAGVVCLIGAMIFVATSPTALREDSHTTPDAVSPVAPSDDIRFQSASESAAKSAGKPETYPTVIRKPSGPPRIELAGTDPQGRTGSVACSTCHSVRQPNLGNKTAATLDEFHQGMTFSHGSITCYSCHNPDDSDSLRLADGTSVAYQEVMTLCSQCHSKQAESFAHGAHGGMNGHWDLTRGPQMKNNCIDCHDPHAPAYPKMIVGFKPKDRFNAPLDHSHDHEGAESHDEH, from the coding sequence ATGTCGCGAATCGCCAATCTGCTCTTCGCCGGCGTGGTGTGCTTGATCGGTGCGATGATCTTCGTCGCGACCAGTCCCACGGCATTGCGAGAGGATTCGCACACCACCCCTGATGCTGTGTCTCCGGTTGCACCGTCAGATGACATCCGCTTCCAGTCTGCGAGTGAGTCTGCAGCGAAGTCCGCTGGCAAGCCGGAAACTTATCCTACGGTCATCCGCAAACCATCTGGTCCGCCGCGGATCGAACTCGCTGGCACTGACCCGCAAGGACGAACCGGCAGCGTTGCCTGCTCCACTTGTCACAGCGTTCGCCAGCCGAACTTGGGCAACAAAACGGCCGCCACGCTCGACGAATTTCATCAAGGCATGACATTCAGTCACGGCAGCATCACTTGCTACTCCTGCCACAATCCCGATGACTCGGATTCGTTGCGGTTGGCCGACGGAACTTCGGTGGCTTATCAGGAGGTGATGACGCTGTGCTCTCAGTGCCACAGCAAACAAGCGGAGTCCTTCGCTCATGGTGCCCACGGTGGTATGAACGGGCACTGGGATTTGACTCGCGGACCCCAGATGAAAAACAACTGCATCGACTGCCACGATCCGCACGCACCGGCCTACCCCAAGATGATTGTCGGCTTCAAACCGAAAGACCGCTTCAACGCCCCTCTCGATCACAGTCACGACCACGAAGGAGCGGAATCCCATGACGAGCACTGA
- a CDS encoding phosphate ABC transporter substrate-binding protein produces MIPRPHLVRAIALLVLGLLFCVFPGCSSNDADKNENQIVLTGSSTVAPLMSEIAKQFESLHPGVRVDVQSGGSSRGVADARRGLADIGMVSRDLKAEEQDLTAFPIARDGVCVIIHRDNPVASLTDDQVVAIYTDRINNWKDVGGADAPITVVNKAEGRSTLELFVGHFQLDNKQIKADAVIGDNEQGIKTVAGNRHAIGYVSIGTAEYDATHDVEIKLLPLAGIAASIENVRAGDFPLSRPLNLVVKGTPTGIVAEFIKFARSRDVNQIILEQYFVPLSQ; encoded by the coding sequence GTGATACCACGCCCACATCTTGTCAGGGCAATCGCCCTGTTGGTCCTGGGACTGCTGTTCTGCGTGTTCCCCGGTTGCTCTTCAAACGACGCCGATAAAAACGAGAACCAAATCGTTTTGACAGGCTCGAGCACGGTTGCCCCATTGATGAGTGAGATCGCCAAGCAATTTGAATCGCTGCACCCTGGAGTGCGTGTTGATGTGCAAAGCGGCGGCTCTTCACGAGGCGTTGCCGATGCACGGCGTGGCCTCGCTGACATCGGGATGGTCTCGCGAGACCTCAAAGCAGAAGAACAGGACCTGACGGCGTTCCCGATCGCTCGAGATGGTGTCTGCGTCATCATCCATCGGGACAATCCCGTGGCCTCACTCACCGACGATCAGGTGGTGGCCATCTACACAGATCGCATCAACAATTGGAAGGACGTTGGCGGGGCAGACGCTCCCATCACCGTCGTCAATAAAGCCGAAGGTCGATCCACACTGGAGCTGTTCGTTGGGCATTTTCAACTGGACAACAAACAAATCAAAGCCGATGCGGTGATCGGCGACAACGAACAGGGGATCAAGACAGTCGCCGGTAACCGTCACGCGATTGGTTACGTTTCGATTGGGACTGCTGAATACGATGCCACGCACGACGTCGAGATCAAACTGCTCCCGCTGGCGGGGATCGCGGCATCCATCGAAAATGTACGAGCGGGTGACTTTCCCTTGTCGCGTCCATTGAATCTGGTCGTGAAAGGCACGCCAACCGGAATCGTGGCGGAGTTCATCAAATTTGCTCGCTCACGCGATGTCAATCAGATCATTCTGGAGCAGTACTTTGTCCCGCTCTCGCAGTGA
- the dsrP gene encoding sulfate reduction electron transfer complex DsrMKJOP subunit DsrP — MSSIPAKESHITSYPKFIGRSLWLATEGSFAFYAWMTMLTMLFLVGANAWANQVAGGMIGTNMTDQVSWGLYIANFTFMVGLAAGGVMMVIPAYLYHDRKMHDVVILGELLAIAAIVMCLLFVVADLGRPDRFWHMLPGIGKFNWPISMLTWDVIVLNGYLVLNLHICGYLLYMRFLGRKPNPTWYIPFVMLSIVWAISIHTVTAFLYCGLGGRPFWNTALLTPRFLASAFVSGPAFIIVAMVLIKRLTGIGGLDHPIATLTRIIRVTILINLLMVASELFTEFYTGGSHVSAAKYLFFGLHGKTALVPWTWTAIGLNITAALLFLWPGLLGFRWRPLLVAACCMAFVGAWIEKGMGLIVPGFIPSTLHEVVEYVPSQLEWKVTVGIWAFGLMVFTIAVKTALPTLKRPAEH, encoded by the coding sequence ATGAGCAGCATCCCCGCCAAAGAATCGCATATCACGAGCTATCCGAAATTCATCGGACGTTCGTTGTGGCTGGCAACGGAAGGGTCATTCGCGTTTTATGCGTGGATGACGATGTTGACCATGCTGTTTTTGGTCGGCGCCAACGCGTGGGCCAATCAAGTTGCCGGCGGCATGATCGGCACCAACATGACCGATCAAGTTTCGTGGGGACTGTACATCGCCAACTTCACGTTCATGGTCGGATTGGCGGCGGGCGGTGTGATGATGGTCATCCCGGCGTACCTGTATCATGACCGCAAGATGCATGATGTTGTCATCCTCGGCGAGTTGCTTGCCATTGCTGCGATCGTGATGTGCTTGCTGTTCGTTGTCGCTGACCTCGGCCGGCCGGATCGGTTTTGGCACATGTTGCCAGGGATTGGGAAATTCAACTGGCCGATCTCCATGTTGACCTGGGACGTGATCGTGCTGAACGGCTATCTCGTCTTGAATCTGCACATCTGCGGCTACTTGCTTTACATGCGGTTCCTCGGTCGCAAACCCAACCCGACGTGGTACATCCCGTTCGTGATGCTGTCGATCGTGTGGGCGATTTCAATTCACACCGTCACCGCGTTCCTGTACTGCGGTCTTGGTGGGCGACCGTTTTGGAACACCGCACTGCTTACCCCACGCTTTTTAGCCTCCGCGTTTGTCTCCGGCCCCGCCTTCATCATCGTTGCGATGGTGCTGATTAAAAGACTGACCGGCATCGGCGGGCTCGATCATCCGATCGCCACGCTGACCAGGATCATCCGAGTCACCATCCTGATCAACCTGCTGATGGTCGCGTCCGAGCTATTCACTGAGTTCTACACCGGTGGCTCGCACGTGAGCGCAGCGAAGTATTTGTTCTTCGGCTTGCACGGCAAAACCGCACTCGTCCCATGGACCTGGACCGCGATCGGATTGAACATCACCGCGGCACTACTCTTCCTGTGGCCGGGGTTGCTCGGATTCCGTTGGCGGCCGCTGCTAGTGGCCGCTTGCTGCATGGCGTTTGTCGGCGCGTGGATCGAAAAAGGCATGGGGCTGATCGTCCCCGGTTTCATCCCCAGCACGCTGCACGAGGTCGTTGAATACGTCCCCAGCCAACTCGAATGGAAAGTCACTGTCGGGATCTGGGCGTTCGGCTTGATGGTGTTCACCATCGCGGTCAAAACTGCCCTGCCGACGCTGAAACGCCCCGCCGAGCATTGA
- a CDS encoding 4Fe-4S dicluster domain-containing protein, translating to MTSTETDSTSPSKPCLPIVENFSRRAAVKAGFATLGAGAFVAAISPLRQAAKNTSAAEFMQTHYTELSPEQKADVIARLEAETKEKYGADVTIGDDRPIPGTKFVYAINLSVCNGNGKCVEACHKENNHDRDTNQSYIRVIEMPKGTMDMEQGSTTYTGVVPKDDKFYLPVQCQQCDEPPCVDVCPVKATWKEEDGIVVVDYNWCIGCRYCEAACPYHARRFNWKKPEVPAAEVNPDQSYLSNRIRPVGVVEKCTYCLHRTRRGKLPACLEACPTGARVFGNILDKDSNIRWILENKRVYILKEELGTKPAFFYYFD from the coding sequence ATGACGAGCACTGAAACCGACTCAACGTCCCCGTCCAAGCCCTGCCTGCCCATCGTTGAGAACTTCAGCCGCCGCGCCGCCGTGAAGGCCGGTTTTGCAACGCTGGGTGCGGGAGCGTTCGTGGCCGCGATTTCGCCGCTGCGACAAGCCGCCAAGAACACTTCGGCGGCGGAGTTCATGCAGACGCACTACACCGAACTGTCGCCCGAGCAAAAAGCCGATGTGATTGCTCGCCTGGAAGCGGAGACCAAAGAGAAGTACGGTGCGGACGTGACGATCGGGGATGATCGCCCAATCCCTGGCACAAAATTCGTCTACGCGATCAACCTCAGCGTGTGCAATGGGAACGGCAAATGTGTCGAAGCCTGCCACAAAGAAAACAATCACGACCGCGACACCAACCAGTCGTACATCCGCGTCATCGAAATGCCCAAGGGCACGATGGACATGGAACAAGGCTCGACGACGTACACCGGTGTGGTTCCCAAGGACGACAAGTTCTACTTGCCTGTGCAGTGCCAGCAGTGCGACGAACCACCCTGTGTCGACGTTTGCCCGGTCAAGGCGACGTGGAAGGAAGAAGATGGCATCGTTGTGGTCGATTACAACTGGTGCATTGGTTGCCGCTATTGCGAAGCGGCCTGCCCGTATCACGCGCGGCGTTTCAATTGGAAGAAACCCGAAGTGCCGGCGGCAGAGGTCAACCCAGACCAAAGCTACTTGAGCAATCGGATTCGTCCGGTCGGCGTCGTTGAAAAATGCACGTATTGCTTGCACCGAACCCGCCGCGGCAAGTTGCCCGCGTGCCTGGAAGCCTGCCCGACGGGCGCTCGCGTGTTCGGCAATATTCTCGACAAGGATTCCAATATCCGCTGGATTCTGGAAAACAAACGTGTTTACATCCTCAAAGAAGAACTCGGTACCAAGCCGGCATTCTTTTACTACTTCGATTGA
- a CDS encoding DUF3641 domain-containing protein: protein MQSSLLRENAELANNDMEENCDRHGRYGPPGLRREWTLVSNPARISLPPLQHELEATSRDPLKSRYDIVFWERHTITILPIRRFLDDLLRADQLDVCMQKLIDVFHSLTVEGVMCGSGQTGWHCFGCTDGCGLGCQGTVVKIASKESS from the coding sequence ATGCAATCATCACTCCTGCGAGAAAATGCCGAACTCGCCAACAACGACATGGAAGAGAACTGCGATCGCCACGGCAGATACGGGCCCCCGGGCCTACGACGGGAATGGACGCTCGTTTCCAATCCCGCACGAATCTCGTTGCCGCCGTTGCAGCACGAACTCGAAGCGACTTCCCGCGACCCGCTGAAATCACGTTACGATATTGTCTTTTGGGAACGGCACACGATCACCATCCTTCCAATCCGCCGGTTCCTCGATGATCTGCTCCGGGCCGATCAGCTTGATGTGTGCATGCAGAAACTGATCGATGTCTTCCATTCGCTCACCGTTGAGGGTGTCATGTGCGGCTCGGGCCAGACCGGTTGGCATTGCTTCGGCTGCACTGACGGATGCGGTTTGGGATGTCAGGGAACCGTGGTGAAGATTGCGTCGAAGGAGTCATCGTGA